In one Cupriavidus taiwanensis genomic region, the following are encoded:
- the purT gene encoding formate-dependent phosphoribosylglycinamide formyltransferase yields MTTLGTPLSPSATKVMLLGSGELGKEVLIALQRLGVETIAVDRYDNAPGHQVAHHARTIAMSDPDQLKALIEAEKPHLVVPEIEAIATPMLETLEAAGTVRVIPTARAARLTMDREGIRRLAAESLGLPTSPYKFCDSLEELQAAIDGGIGYPCVVKPVMSSSGKGQSKIDGPAGVKAAWDYAMAGGRVSHGRVIVEGFIDFDYEITLLTVRAVGASGQVETQFCAPIGHVQVSGDYVESWQPQPMHPAALGSAQRIAQAVTADLGGLGLFGVELFVKGEQVWFSEVSPRPHDTGMVTMATQWQNEFELHARAILGLPVDTALRSPGASAVIYGGVEARGVVFDGVDQALRVPQTEVRLFGKPESFARRRMGVALAYADDVDTARTRAKEAASRVRPRAVG; encoded by the coding sequence ATGACCACCCTCGGAACGCCCCTCTCCCCCTCCGCCACCAAAGTGATGCTGCTCGGCTCCGGCGAGCTCGGCAAGGAGGTGCTGATCGCGCTGCAGCGCCTGGGCGTGGAGACCATCGCCGTCGACCGCTATGACAACGCGCCCGGCCACCAGGTCGCGCATCATGCGCGCACCATCGCGATGAGCGATCCCGACCAGCTCAAGGCGCTGATCGAAGCCGAAAAACCGCACCTGGTGGTGCCCGAGATCGAGGCCATCGCCACGCCGATGCTCGAAACGCTGGAAGCCGCCGGCACCGTGCGCGTGATCCCGACCGCCCGCGCCGCGCGCCTGACCATGGACCGCGAGGGCATCCGGCGGCTCGCCGCCGAGTCGCTCGGCCTGCCGACCAGCCCTTACAAGTTCTGCGATTCGCTCGAGGAACTGCAGGCCGCGATCGATGGCGGCATCGGCTACCCGTGCGTGGTCAAGCCGGTAATGAGCAGCTCGGGCAAGGGCCAGAGCAAGATCGACGGGCCCGCGGGCGTCAAGGCGGCGTGGGACTACGCCATGGCCGGCGGCCGCGTCAGCCACGGCCGCGTGATCGTCGAGGGCTTTATCGATTTCGACTACGAGATCACGCTGCTGACGGTGCGCGCGGTGGGCGCCAGCGGCCAGGTGGAGACGCAGTTCTGCGCGCCGATCGGACACGTGCAGGTCAGCGGCGATTATGTTGAAAGCTGGCAGCCGCAACCGATGCATCCGGCCGCGCTCGGCAGCGCCCAGCGCATCGCGCAGGCGGTCACCGCCGACCTCGGCGGCCTGGGCCTGTTCGGCGTCGAGCTGTTCGTCAAGGGCGAGCAGGTCTGGTTCAGCGAGGTCAGTCCGCGCCCGCACGATACCGGCATGGTCACCATGGCCACGCAATGGCAGAACGAGTTCGAGCTGCATGCGCGCGCCATCCTAGGTTTGCCGGTCGACACCGCGCTGCGCAGCCCCGGCGCCAGCGCCGTGATCTACGGCGGCGTGGAGGCCCGTGGCGTGGTCTTTGACGGCGTCGACCAGGCCTTGCGCGTGCCGCAGACCGAGGTGCGGCTGTTCGGCAAGCCGGAAAGCTTCGCCCGCCGCCGCATGGGCGTGGCGCTGGCCTATGCCGACGATGTCGACACCGCGCGCACGCGCGCCAAGGAGGCCGCCAGCCGCGTGCGCCCGCGCGCGGTCGGCTGA
- a CDS encoding MFS transporter codes for MLSLAMGLRQSLGIFMPPLTRDIGISVSDFTVAIAVQNLAWGLLQPLAGAWATRIGFRPLMMAGSLLYVIGLVLLATAHSMVGVTLGAGVAIGASMACTGSALAMAVAARPVPAALRSTVLGLVSGAGSLGALLAAPIGQMVTQAYGWRTGLAAFVLLALVMLPAAWSAGRVDRLPLATPAGIGQDNARQALGTALRHAPFVVMALAYFVCGMQLVFLTTHLPSYLDVCGMDPMLSAEALAVIGGFNVLGSIFFGWAGGRFNKLMLLGGIYTLRSLALTWYFSSAPTPQSTLVFAAVMGFLWLGVAPLVSGWIAETFGLRWQAMLGGVAFFSHQIGSFVGAFGGGLVYDALGSYTVAWQAGVALGLAAGLAQIAFAVVTRTRPPLMATS; via the coding sequence ATGCTGAGCCTGGCCATGGGCTTGCGCCAGAGCCTGGGCATCTTCATGCCGCCGCTGACGCGCGATATCGGCATCTCGGTGTCGGATTTCACCGTCGCCATCGCCGTGCAGAACCTGGCCTGGGGCCTGCTGCAGCCGCTCGCCGGCGCCTGGGCCACGCGCATCGGCTTCCGCCCGCTGATGATGGCGGGCTCGCTGCTGTACGTGATCGGGCTGGTGCTGCTGGCGACCGCGCACAGCATGGTCGGCGTCACGCTGGGCGCGGGCGTGGCCATCGGCGCATCGATGGCCTGCACCGGCAGCGCGCTGGCGATGGCGGTGGCGGCGCGTCCGGTGCCGGCGGCGCTGCGCAGCACGGTGCTGGGGCTGGTCTCGGGCGCCGGCTCGCTGGGTGCGCTGCTGGCGGCGCCGATCGGGCAGATGGTGACGCAGGCCTACGGCTGGCGCACCGGGCTGGCGGCCTTCGTGCTGCTGGCGCTGGTGATGCTGCCGGCGGCATGGTCGGCCGGGCGCGTCGACCGGCTGCCGCTGGCGACGCCGGCGGGCATCGGCCAGGACAACGCGCGCCAGGCGCTGGGCACCGCGCTGCGCCACGCGCCGTTCGTGGTGATGGCGCTGGCGTACTTTGTCTGCGGCATGCAGCTGGTGTTCCTGACCACGCACCTGCCGTCGTATCTCGATGTGTGCGGCATGGACCCGATGCTCAGCGCCGAGGCCCTGGCCGTGATCGGCGGCTTCAACGTGCTGGGCAGCATCTTCTTCGGCTGGGCCGGCGGCCGCTTCAACAAGCTGATGCTGCTGGGCGGCATCTATACGCTGCGCTCGCTGGCGCTGACGTGGTACTTCTCGTCGGCACCGACGCCGCAGAGCACGCTGGTGTTCGCCGCGGTGATGGGCTTCCTGTGGCTCGGGGTGGCGCCGCTGGTGTCAGGCTGGATCGCCGAGACCTTCGGCCTGCGCTGGCAGGCAATGCTGGGCGGCGTGGCCTTCTTCAGCCACCAGATCGGCAGCTTTGTCGGCGCCTTCGGTGGCGGGCTGGTCTATGACGCGCTCGGCTCCTATACCGTGGCCTGGCAGGCCGGCGTGGCGCTCGGGCTGGCGGCGGGGCTCGCGCAGATCGCTTTCGCGGTGGTGACGCGGACGCGGCCGCCGTTGATGGCGACGTCCTGA